The Kluyvera intermedia genome window below encodes:
- the gss gene encoding bifunctional glutathionylspermidine amidase/synthase, with product MSTGSTNSDAPFGTLLGYAPGGVAIYSSDYSSLKPGDMPDDASFRSYIDNEYMGHKWQCVEFARRFLFITYGFVFTDVGMAYEIFSLRYLRQVVNDAILPLQAFANGSRRPPLVGSLLIWQKGGEFNETGHVAVITQLLGNKVRIAEQNVLHSPLPAGQQWTRELTLEVNDGHYILHDTFDDTTILGWMIQTDDGRYSLPQPAIAGEALKLGSARLENHGQFDGKWLDERDSLQKAYADANGHVINRDPYQYFTMTESAEQELIKATNEMHLMYLHATDKVMRDDNLLALFDIPKILWPRLRLSWQRRRHDMITGRMDFCMDERGLKVYEYNADSASCHTEGGLILEQWLKTGYHGDGHNPAEDLLSELVGAWKHSLARPFVHIMQDNDLEENYHSQFMQRALTQAGFESKILYGLDELRWDAAGQLIDGDGRLVNCVWKTWAWETAIEQVREVSEDEYAAVPIRTGHPDNEVRLIDVLLRPEVMVFEPLWTVIPGNKAILPVLWSLFPNHPYLLDTDFEVSEHLAKTGYAVKPISGRCGSNIDLVSGHDQLLTQTSGKFVDRKNIYQQLWCLPNVAGKYIQVCTFTVGGNYGGTCLRGDDSLVIKKESDIEPLIVIKDNE from the coding sequence ATGAGCACGGGAAGTACCAATAGTGACGCCCCCTTTGGCACGTTGTTGGGGTATGCGCCGGGTGGCGTAGCAATTTACTCTTCAGATTACAGTAGCTTAAAACCAGGTGACATGCCTGATGACGCATCGTTTCGTAGCTATATCGACAACGAATACATGGGCCACAAGTGGCAATGCGTCGAGTTTGCTCGCCGCTTCCTGTTTATCACCTACGGATTTGTTTTCACCGATGTCGGCATGGCCTACGAGATTTTCTCGCTGCGCTATCTGCGTCAGGTGGTGAACGACGCCATTCTCCCGCTCCAGGCATTTGCTAACGGTTCACGCCGCCCGCCGCTCGTCGGCTCGCTGCTTATCTGGCAGAAGGGCGGTGAGTTTAACGAAACCGGACATGTTGCGGTCATCACCCAACTGCTTGGCAACAAAGTCCGTATCGCAGAACAAAACGTACTGCACTCCCCGCTGCCCGCAGGCCAACAGTGGACGCGCGAGCTGACCCTTGAGGTCAACGACGGTCACTATATTTTGCACGACACTTTTGATGACACCACCATTCTTGGCTGGATGATCCAGACTGACGATGGTCGTTATAGCCTGCCGCAACCCGCTATTGCCGGGGAAGCGCTGAAGCTTGGCAGTGCGCGTCTGGAGAATCACGGCCAGTTCGATGGCAAGTGGCTGGATGAGCGCGATTCGCTGCAAAAAGCCTATGCCGATGCCAACGGTCATGTGATCAATCGCGACCCGTATCAGTATTTCACCATGACCGAAAGTGCGGAGCAGGAGCTGATTAAAGCCACCAACGAGATGCATCTGATGTATCTCCACGCCACCGACAAAGTCATGCGAGACGACAACTTACTGGCGTTGTTCGACATCCCCAAAATCCTCTGGCCGCGTCTACGTTTGTCCTGGCAGCGTCGCCGCCACGACATGATTACCGGGCGCATGGATTTCTGCATGGATGAGCGCGGACTGAAGGTTTATGAGTACAACGCCGACTCTGCTTCTTGTCATACGGAAGGGGGGCTGATCCTCGAACAGTGGTTGAAAACCGGCTATCACGGCGACGGTCATAACCCGGCGGAAGATTTGCTCAGTGAGCTGGTGGGCGCATGGAAACACAGCCTGGCAAGACCGTTCGTGCACATCATGCAAGACAACGATCTGGAAGAGAATTACCACTCTCAATTTATGCAGCGTGCGCTAACCCAGGCGGGCTTTGAGAGCAAAATTCTCTATGGTCTGGACGAACTGCGTTGGGATGCTGCCGGTCAGTTGATTGATGGCGACGGGCGTCTGGTGAACTGCGTGTGGAAAACCTGGGCGTGGGAAACGGCGATTGAACAGGTACGTGAAGTCAGCGAAGACGAATATGCGGCGGTGCCGATTCGTACCGGTCATCCCGATAACGAAGTGCGACTGATTGACGTATTGCTGCGCCCAGAGGTGATGGTCTTTGAACCGCTGTGGACGGTGATCCCGGGCAACAAAGCGATTCTGCCGGTGCTGTGGTCGTTGTTCCCGAACCACCCGTACCTGCTGGATACCGATTTTGAAGTCAGCGAGCATCTGGCGAAAACAGGTTATGCCGTTAAGCCAATTTCCGGGCGCTGCGGCAGCAATATCGATCTGGTGAGTGGTCACGATCAACTGCTCACTCAAACCAGCGGTAAGTTTGTTGACCGAAAAAATATTTACCAGCAACTTTGGTGCTTGCCAAACGTGGCAGGAAAATATATTCAGGTATGTACATTTACCGTTGGCGGTAACTATGGCGGCACCTGCCTGCGGGGCGATGACTCTCTGGTGATTAAAAAAGAGAGCGATATCGAACCGCTGATCGTCATAAAAGATAACGAATAA
- a CDS encoding DUF2623 family protein: protein MDNHFGKGLIAGMKAPYADSAQKVLGFCTDYKRGFVLGFSHRMFEKTGDRQLSAWEAGVLTRRYGLDKEMVMDFFREHDSSTTVRYFMAGYRLEGQ from the coding sequence ATGGATAACCATTTTGGTAAAGGACTCATTGCGGGAATGAAGGCACCTTACGCCGACAGCGCGCAGAAGGTCCTCGGCTTTTGTACTGACTATAAGCGCGGCTTTGTGCTGGGTTTTTCGCACCGTATGTTCGAAAAAACCGGTGACCGGCAGTTAAGCGCATGGGAGGCGGGGGTTTTGACGCGGCGCTACGGGCTGGATAAAGAGATGGTGATGGATTTCTTCAGAGAGCACGACTCCAGTACCACCGTTCGCTACTTTATGGCTGGATACCGGCTGGAAGGGCAGTAA
- a CDS encoding PLP-dependent aminotransferase family protein — protein sequence MHDRRLAVRAGELKPSAVRELLKHSKLPGVISLGGGIPAPELFDTEGLELAVQKVMSERFNDAFQYGLTEGYPPLRQAVSELCQARGVACQASHVYITSGSQQSLDIVARTLLDPGDAIVVERPTYLAALQVFQLAQANILSVDTDENGMLVEQLAELLATTTVKAVYLVPTFGNPGGKILSDDRRRRLVELAKQHDFVIIEDDPYGEISFTDDVQRPLYQHAVELGCEDQVVYTSTFSKILAPGMRIGWIVMPDWLAQQTVIVKQAADLHTNMLSQVITAEYLAMNRLENQIALIREDYRRKCNALADALESRLGEHLEFSRPKGGMFLWARFRYPFDTMAWMKKTLENGVVYVPGEAFYNDNPDTRTLRLSYSTVSQEGLMTAVERLAKSL from the coding sequence ATGCACGACAGGCGACTCGCCGTCCGCGCGGGTGAACTTAAGCCCTCCGCCGTTCGCGAACTTTTAAAGCACAGTAAATTGCCCGGCGTGATTTCTCTGGGTGGCGGTATTCCAGCCCCGGAGCTTTTTGATACCGAAGGGCTGGAGCTGGCGGTGCAGAAGGTGATGAGCGAGCGTTTCAACGATGCGTTCCAGTACGGTTTGACCGAAGGCTACCCGCCGCTGCGTCAGGCCGTCAGTGAGCTGTGTCAGGCGCGCGGTGTTGCTTGTCAGGCAAGCCATGTGTACATAACCTCAGGCTCTCAGCAGTCTTTGGATATTGTTGCGCGCACGCTGCTCGATCCGGGCGATGCTATCGTGGTTGAGCGTCCGACCTATCTGGCGGCATTACAGGTTTTCCAGTTGGCGCAGGCCAATATCCTCAGCGTTGATACCGATGAGAATGGCATGCTGGTGGAGCAGCTTGCTGAGCTGCTGGCAACGACGACCGTCAAAGCCGTTTACCTGGTGCCAACCTTTGGTAACCCAGGCGGTAAAATTCTCAGTGATGACCGCCGACGCCGTCTGGTTGAGTTGGCGAAGCAGCATGATTTTGTGATCATCGAAGATGACCCGTACGGTGAAATCAGCTTTACCGATGACGTACAGCGCCCGCTGTATCAGCACGCCGTTGAGTTGGGCTGTGAAGATCAGGTGGTCTACACTTCTACTTTCTCAAAAATCCTCGCCCCGGGTATGCGTATTGGCTGGATAGTCATGCCGGACTGGCTGGCGCAGCAGACGGTGATCGTCAAGCAAGCTGCCGATCTGCATACCAATATGCTGTCGCAGGTGATTACGGCGGAATATCTGGCGATGAATCGCCTTGAGAACCAGATTGCGCTTATTCGCGAAGATTACCGTAGGAAGTGCAATGCGCTGGCCGATGCGCTGGAAAGTCGTCTGGGTGAGCATCTGGAGTTTAGTCGTCCAAAAGGCGGGATGTTCCTGTGGGCGCGCTTCCGCTATCCGTTCGATACCATGGCATGGATGAAAAAGACGCTAGAGAATGGCGTGGTGTACGTGCCGGGTGAAGCGTTCTATAACGATAATCCGGATACCCGCACGCTGCGTTTATCTTACTCTACCGTGTCGCAAGAAGGGTTAATGACCGCCGTGGAACGCCTGGCAAAGTCACTGTAA
- a CDS encoding aldo/keto reductase, whose product MAWQANPARYQEMQYRYCGRSGLQLPALSLGLWHSFGHIHALDDQRALLRKAFDCGITHFDLANNYGPPPGSAEENFGRLLREDFAPYRDELIISTKAGYDMWAGPYGSGGSRKYLLTSLDQSLKRMGLDYVDIFYSHRVDERTPMEETTSALAQAVQSGKALYVGISSYSTERTQAMVELLREWKIPLLIHQPSYNLLNRWVDNSGLLDTLEHNGVGCIAFTPLAQGLLTGKYLNGIPDGSRMQTEGKKARGLTENMLSESNLSSLRLLNNMAQQRDQSMAQMALSWLLKDNRVTSVLIGASRPEQIEENVKALGNLHFSAEELAQIDKHVADGQLNLWQASSDK is encoded by the coding sequence ATGGCCTGGCAAGCAAACCCAGCCCGTTATCAAGAGATGCAGTATCGCTACTGTGGTCGCAGCGGTTTACAACTCCCGGCGCTGTCCCTCGGCCTATGGCACAGTTTCGGCCATATCCACGCCCTGGACGATCAACGCGCATTGCTGCGTAAAGCCTTTGACTGCGGGATAACTCACTTCGATCTCGCCAACAACTACGGCCCCCCACCGGGCAGCGCCGAGGAGAACTTTGGTCGCTTGCTGCGCGAAGATTTCGCTCCCTATCGCGACGAACTCATTATCTCCACCAAAGCGGGCTACGACATGTGGGCAGGGCCATACGGTTCCGGTGGTTCGCGTAAGTATCTGCTGACAAGCCTCGACCAGAGCCTGAAACGGATGGGGCTGGATTACGTCGATATCTTCTACTCTCACCGGGTGGATGAGCGCACGCCAATGGAAGAGACCACCAGCGCGCTAGCGCAGGCGGTGCAAAGCGGTAAAGCGCTTTACGTAGGTATCTCGTCTTATTCAACAGAGCGCACTCAGGCGATGGTCGAGTTGCTGCGCGAGTGGAAAATCCCGCTACTCATCCACCAGCCTTCCTATAACCTGCTCAACCGCTGGGTCGATAACAGTGGGCTGCTGGATACTCTGGAGCACAACGGCGTAGGCTGCATTGCCTTTACCCCACTGGCGCAGGGGCTGCTGACAGGCAAATACTTGAACGGCATTCCCGACGGTTCACGTATGCAAACGGAAGGCAAAAAAGCGCGCGGCCTGACGGAGAATATGTTGAGCGAAAGCAACTTAAGCAGCCTGCGGTTGCTTAACAACATGGCACAACAGCGCGATCAGTCGATGGCGCAGATGGCGCTTAGCTGGCTGCTAAAAGATAACCGCGTAACGTCAGTGCTGATTGGTGCAAGCCGCCCGGAGCAAATTGAAGAGAACGTGAAGGCGCTGGGTAATCTGCATTTCTCTGCCGAGGAATTAGCGCAGATTGATAAGCATGTAGCGGATGGGCAGTTGAATCTGTGGCAGGCGTCGTCGGATAAGTAA
- a CDS encoding FdhF/YdeP family oxidoreductase: MNNGVPGISGYQGPAGGWGAVKAVTASVFSQKAVARDIIAMFRMNQVKGFDCPGCAWPDPSHRTPMELCENGVKAVSWETTSKKASPAFFRQHTVAELWNYSDYALENIGRLTHPMKYDRASDTWQAVEWQVAFAEIGERLRSYDSPERVEFYTSGRTSNEAAFLYQLFAREYGSSNFPDCSNMCHGPTSAGLTQAIGMGKGTVELEDFEHCDLVICIGHNPGTNHPRMLTTLREVAQRGARIISINPLAERGLERFSFPQSPTDMLKGQSTVLSHDYYQVKMGGDASLLKGVMKALIEMDEARILLGQEPCLDRAFLAEHTHGYQELYDSLHRCSWSDLEQDSGLTRSQMEDLAYRYDKSNSTIICYGLGITQHKNGTENVQQLVNLLLLKGNMGKPGAGICPLRGHSNVQGDRSVGINEAASEEFLLRLEARFNISVSRKHGRSSVESIRAIEREEAKALICMGGNLAVAMPQPQRTFEAMKKLDLQVHVATKLNRSHLLLAEHNYLLPALGRTERDMQATGIQSVTVEDSMSMVHASCGALKPASDWLKSEPSIVAELARATLPDSPVNWEMMTANYDLIRDAIADVVPAFAHYNARIAEPGGFRMDTPASRREWRTKTGKANFVVCHQHAVERDKQPADALVLATLRSHDQYNTTIYGMNDRYRGITGRRDVVFLSRAETEARGLVEGDVINIQALDDDGQPSASRVMYGLTVVVYSMAEGSIGAYLPEANVLLSLDSVDTQSLTPAYKSAPVIIRKA; this comes from the coding sequence ATGAATAATGGTGTTCCAGGTATAAGCGGCTATCAAGGGCCTGCGGGTGGATGGGGTGCGGTCAAAGCAGTGACGGCATCGGTATTTTCACAAAAGGCCGTTGCGCGCGATATTATCGCCATGTTCAGGATGAACCAGGTAAAAGGCTTTGACTGCCCAGGCTGCGCGTGGCCTGACCCCAGTCACCGTACGCCGATGGAACTGTGCGAAAACGGCGTGAAAGCGGTCTCCTGGGAAACCACCAGTAAGAAAGCTTCACCGGCGTTTTTCCGTCAGCATACGGTGGCTGAACTGTGGAATTACAGTGATTATGCGCTGGAAAATATTGGCCGCCTGACGCATCCAATGAAATATGACCGGGCGAGCGATACCTGGCAGGCCGTGGAATGGCAGGTCGCATTTGCTGAAATCGGCGAGCGTCTGCGCAGCTATGATTCCCCGGAACGAGTAGAGTTTTATACCTCCGGACGTACCTCCAATGAAGCCGCGTTCCTTTATCAGCTGTTTGCCCGTGAATATGGCAGCAGCAACTTCCCCGACTGCTCCAATATGTGTCATGGGCCAACCAGCGCCGGACTGACTCAGGCGATTGGTATGGGTAAAGGCACCGTTGAGTTAGAGGATTTTGAGCACTGCGATCTGGTGATTTGCATCGGGCATAATCCAGGAACAAACCATCCACGCATGCTGACCACGCTGCGTGAAGTGGCACAGCGCGGCGCGCGTATCATCTCCATCAACCCGCTGGCGGAGAGAGGGCTTGAACGCTTTAGCTTCCCGCAAAGCCCAACCGATATGCTTAAAGGGCAGTCCACCGTTCTTAGCCATGACTATTACCAGGTCAAAATGGGCGGCGACGCGTCACTGCTCAAAGGGGTGATGAAAGCGCTGATTGAAATGGACGAAGCCAGAATCTTGCTTGGCCAGGAACCGTGCCTCGACCGCGCGTTTCTGGCTGAGCATACCCATGGCTATCAGGAACTGTATGACTCCCTGCATCGTTGCAGTTGGTCGGATCTGGAGCAAGACTCCGGCCTGACGCGCAGCCAGATGGAAGATCTAGCCTACCGTTACGATAAATCCAACTCCACCATCATTTGCTATGGTCTGGGGATCACCCAGCATAAAAACGGTACCGAGAACGTTCAGCAACTGGTGAACCTGCTACTGCTGAAAGGCAACATGGGTAAGCCTGGTGCCGGTATCTGCCCGCTGCGAGGCCACTCTAACGTGCAGGGCGACCGCTCAGTGGGGATTAACGAAGCAGCATCCGAAGAGTTTTTGCTGCGTCTTGAAGCCCGCTTTAATATCAGTGTGTCGCGCAAGCATGGTCGTTCAAGCGTGGAGAGTATTCGTGCCATCGAACGTGAAGAGGCGAAAGCGCTTATCTGCATGGGCGGTAACCTCGCGGTAGCGATGCCGCAGCCGCAGCGCACCTTTGAAGCGATGAAAAAGCTAGATTTGCAGGTGCACGTTGCGACCAAACTTAACCGCTCGCATTTGTTATTAGCAGAGCACAACTACCTGCTGCCAGCGCTGGGCAGAACGGAACGCGATATGCAGGCGACGGGCATTCAGTCGGTGACCGTTGAAGATTCTATGTCGATGGTACACGCCTCCTGCGGTGCGCTGAAACCGGCATCGGACTGGCTTAAGTCTGAACCGTCGATTGTTGCCGAACTGGCCCGTGCGACCTTGCCAGATTCCCCGGTGAACTGGGAAATGATGACGGCCAATTACGATCTTATTCGTGATGCGATTGCCGATGTGGTGCCCGCTTTTGCCCATTACAACGCGCGCATTGCTGAACCTGGCGGTTTCCGCATGGATACACCTGCATCGCGTCGCGAGTGGCGAACCAAGACGGGTAAGGCGAACTTTGTTGTGTGCCATCAACATGCCGTTGAACGAGATAAACAGCCTGCAGATGCGCTGGTGCTGGCAACGCTGCGTAGCCACGATCAGTACAACACCACGATTTATGGCATGAACGATCGCTACCGCGGTATTACTGGACGCCGTGATGTGGTGTTCCTGAGCAGGGCAGAAACCGAGGCGCGTGGCCTGGTAGAAGGGGATGTCATTAACATTCAAGCCCTGGATGATGATGGTCAACCTAGCGCAAGTCGTGTGATGTATGGGCTGACGGTGGTGGTTTACAGTATGGCGGAGGGCTCCATTGGTGCCTATCTGCCGGAAGCGAATGTGCTGCTGTCTCTGGATTCGGTAGACACGCAAAGCCTGACGCCTGCCTATAAAAGCGCACCGGTCATTATCCGCAAAGCCTAA
- a CDS encoding TIGR00645 family protein, translating to MERFLENLMYASRWILAPVYFGLSLALLALAIKFFQEIFHILPHIFSLAEADLILTLLSLVDMTLVGGLLVMVMFSGYENFVSQLDISADKEKLNWLGKMDATSLKNKVAASIVAISSIHLLRVFMDAKNVPDNKLMWYVIIHLTFVLSAFVMGYLDSLTRAKKS from the coding sequence ATGGAACGCTTTCTTGAAAATCTGATGTATGCATCGCGCTGGATCCTGGCCCCGGTTTATTTTGGCCTTTCGCTGGCACTGCTGGCCTTAGCGATCAAATTCTTTCAGGAGATCTTTCATATTCTGCCGCACATTTTCAGCCTGGCAGAAGCCGATCTGATCCTGACGCTGCTGTCGTTGGTGGATATGACGCTGGTTGGCGGGCTGCTGGTGATGGTGATGTTCTCGGGCTATGAAAACTTTGTCTCGCAGCTTGATATCAGTGCCGATAAAGAGAAGCTGAACTGGCTGGGCAAAATGGATGCGACGTCACTGAAAAACAAAGTGGCGGCGTCGATTGTGGCCATCTCTTCTATTCACCTGCTGCGCGTGTTTATGGATGCCAAAAACGTCCCGGACAACAAGCTGATGTGGTACGTGATTATTCACCTGACCTTTGTGTTATCCGCGTTTGTGATGGGTTATCTTGATAGCCTCACGCGCGCAAAAAAATCCTGA
- a CDS encoding ESA_00282 family adhesion-associated protein, translating into MSGIIYFVMVLLLLTAIILFFMYGQNNEAADTENETAAPAVATPLTKDEGENHFAGLMSTITPAWYWRINHEYIDFIQSTIKRMSTDELKDIPGLFEAQERCRSLNGAVYEYYDEIKRRCLKGEQVTLGDPVVTTLQQSYQEFAREAYPELVALVWPDYQRPFIRPHDV; encoded by the coding sequence ATGAGCGGTATTATTTATTTTGTGATGGTGTTGCTGTTGCTCACCGCCATTATTTTATTTTTCATGTATGGTCAAAATAACGAAGCGGCTGATACCGAAAATGAAACTGCTGCCCCAGCGGTTGCCACCCCGCTGACCAAAGATGAAGGTGAAAACCATTTTGCCGGGCTGATGAGTACCATTACGCCAGCCTGGTATTGGCGTATTAATCATGAGTATATCGACTTTATCCAGTCCACCATTAAGCGTATGTCGACTGACGAATTAAAAGACATTCCCGGCCTGTTTGAAGCCCAGGAGCGTTGTCGCAGTCTCAACGGTGCCGTTTACGAATATTACGACGAAATCAAACGCCGTTGCCTGAAAGGCGAGCAGGTCACGCTTGGCGATCCGGTGGTGACCACGCTTCAGCAAAGCTACCAGGAATTTGCCCGGGAAGCCTACCCTGAACTGGTTGCGCTGGTGTGGCCGGACTATCAGCGGCCATTCATCCGTCCTCATGATGTTTAG
- a CDS encoding glycoside hydrolase 43 family protein, with product MTSNHYHNPILCADYSDPDMVRVGDDFFMVSSSFNHMPALPILHSTDLVNWTIINHVFNALPLAGFDEYQPGKGVWAPSIRWHNNKLWVFFSTPDEGIFMSHTDDARGEWSAPHCVQPAKGWIDPCPFWDDNGEAWLVHAFAHSRSGIKHQLQLFAMSPDGTSLLGEGRIIYDGSVDQPTLEGPKVYKRGEWYYIFAPAGSVETGWETVLRAKSMTGPWHAKNVLFQGNTPVNGPHQGGWVELDDGECWFVHFQDAHLYGRVVHLQPMHWEADGWPRIGEQIDDDGVGQPVMHWPRPASLRSSQPMLPQTSDDFVDGKPGLQWQWQANPDPAWLLPGDGQLSLRCCGLPQAQEKRNFYWLPNLLLQKFPAWQFSAQTRMTLNAAAPGDAGGLIVYGERYAALLLENCSDRQRLLWVTGWMSDTGVVHESRQALTYVDAAFCEMKVVVSLGGICRFAWRQGDGDWQRVCQPFAAGKGKWVGAKVGLVALSLEQATSRGSCAFNHFALDING from the coding sequence ATGACATCGAACCATTACCATAATCCCATCTTGTGCGCCGACTATTCAGACCCGGATATGGTGCGCGTCGGCGATGACTTTTTTATGGTCTCGTCGAGTTTTAACCATATGCCAGCGCTGCCAATTCTACACTCGACGGACCTGGTTAACTGGACGATTATCAACCACGTTTTCAACGCGTTACCGCTGGCGGGGTTTGATGAATACCAACCCGGAAAAGGGGTGTGGGCACCGTCCATTCGCTGGCATAACAATAAGCTGTGGGTATTTTTCAGTACCCCGGACGAAGGCATTTTCATGTCTCACACCGATGATGCCAGGGGCGAATGGAGCGCCCCGCACTGCGTGCAACCGGCAAAAGGGTGGATAGATCCGTGCCCGTTCTGGGACGACAACGGAGAAGCCTGGCTGGTACATGCATTTGCCCACAGTCGCAGTGGAATAAAACATCAGCTTCAGCTATTTGCCATGTCGCCGGACGGTACTTCGCTGCTAGGTGAAGGGCGCATTATTTATGATGGCAGCGTCGACCAGCCGACGCTGGAAGGGCCAAAAGTCTATAAACGGGGCGAGTGGTACTACATCTTTGCGCCTGCGGGCAGCGTAGAAACCGGCTGGGAAACGGTGTTACGAGCCAAGAGTATGACCGGCCCATGGCACGCGAAAAACGTACTGTTCCAGGGCAACACGCCGGTCAATGGCCCGCATCAGGGCGGCTGGGTTGAGCTGGACGACGGTGAATGCTGGTTTGTTCATTTCCAGGACGCGCATTTGTACGGGCGAGTAGTTCACCTGCAACCGATGCACTGGGAAGCAGATGGCTGGCCGCGTATTGGGGAGCAAATTGATGACGATGGCGTGGGGCAGCCGGTGATGCATTGGCCGCGTCCCGCAAGCCTGCGATCATCGCAGCCTATGTTACCGCAGACCAGCGACGATTTTGTCGACGGTAAGCCCGGGCTGCAATGGCAGTGGCAGGCCAATCCTGACCCCGCGTGGCTGTTACCGGGCGACGGGCAGCTCAGCCTTCGCTGCTGTGGGTTACCGCAGGCGCAGGAGAAGCGCAATTTTTACTGGCTGCCTAACTTGCTGCTGCAAAAATTCCCGGCATGGCAGTTCAGTGCGCAGACCCGGATGACGCTGAATGCCGCCGCACCCGGCGATGCAGGCGGTTTGATTGTCTATGGTGAGCGTTATGCCGCGCTGCTTTTAGAGAACTGCAGCGACAGGCAGCGGTTGCTGTGGGTCACGGGCTGGATGAGCGATACGGGCGTGGTGCACGAAAGCCGTCAGGCGCTGACCTATGTCGATGCGGCATTTTGTGAGATGAAGGTGGTGGTTTCACTGGGCGGTATTTGCCGTTTTGCCTGGCGTCAGGGTGACGGTGACTGGCAGCGGGTTTGTCAGCCTTTCGCCGCTGGAAAAGGCAAATGGGTGGGGGCTAAGGTGGGGCTTGTCGCGTTATCGCTGGAGCAGGCAACATCGCGAGGTTCCTGCGCGTTCAATCATTTTGCTCTGGATATTAACGGCTGA
- a CDS encoding DsbA family protein — protein MSLQAQPLVWGNGERTFEVFLEPTCPFSVKTFNKLDALLALAGEDKVSVKIRLQSQPWHLFSGVIVRCILAASTLPEGKAAAHKVMQAVADHREEFEFTDHCSGPNMQATPQDILERIERYSGVQLADAFAQPTLQKEIKWHARYARQNGVHVSPTFMVNGLVQPDLSSGDDVSVWAARIFD, from the coding sequence ATGAGTTTACAGGCACAACCGCTGGTCTGGGGCAACGGCGAACGTACATTCGAAGTGTTTCTTGAACCCACCTGTCCGTTTTCCGTTAAGACTTTCAATAAGCTTGACGCGCTGCTGGCGCTGGCAGGCGAAGACAAAGTCAGTGTCAAAATTCGTTTGCAGTCGCAGCCGTGGCATCTGTTTTCCGGGGTGATCGTTCGCTGCATCCTCGCCGCCTCTACGCTGCCGGAGGGCAAAGCCGCGGCGCATAAAGTGATGCAAGCGGTGGCGGATCATCGCGAAGAGTTCGAGTTTACCGACCATTGCAGCGGCCCGAATATGCAGGCCACGCCGCAGGACATTCTCGAGCGTATTGAGCGCTACAGCGGCGTGCAGTTAGCCGATGCATTTGCCCAGCCCACGCTGCAAAAAGAGATTAAATGGCACGCCCGCTATGCGCGACAAAACGGCGTACACGTTTCCCCAACCTTTATGGTTAACGGCCTGGTGCAGCCCGATTTGAGCAGTGGCGATGACGTTAGCGTGTGGGCCGCACGGATATTTGACTGA
- the yghU gene encoding glutathione-dependent disulfide-bond oxidoreductase has product MSENTYQPPKVWEWTQSSGGAFANINRPISGATHEQALPVGHHPLQLYSLGTPNGQKVTIMLEELLALGVSEAEYDAWLIRIGEGDQFSSGFVEVNPNSKIPALSDHSTTPPTRVFESGSILLYLAEKYGHFLPKDPAGRTETLNWLFWLQGSAPFLGGGFGHFYNYAPVKIEYAINRFTMEAKRQLDVLDKQLARSRYVAGEEYTIADIAIWPWYGNVVLGDVYGAAEFLDAQSYKNVVRWAQDIASRPGVKRGRIVNRTNGPLDQQLHERHAASDFDTLTEDKRQ; this is encoded by the coding sequence ATGTCAGAGAACACCTATCAGCCTCCCAAAGTCTGGGAGTGGACGCAAAGCAGCGGTGGCGCATTCGCCAATATCAACCGCCCTATCTCCGGCGCAACCCATGAACAGGCGCTGCCGGTCGGCCATCATCCGCTCCAGCTTTATTCGCTGGGCACGCCGAACGGCCAGAAAGTGACGATTATGCTCGAAGAGTTGTTGGCGCTCGGCGTGAGCGAAGCGGAGTACGATGCCTGGTTGATTCGCATTGGCGAGGGCGATCAGTTCTCCAGCGGCTTTGTCGAAGTGAATCCGAATTCAAAAATCCCGGCGCTGAGCGACCACTCAACCACCCCGCCGACACGCGTATTTGAGTCCGGCAGTATTCTGCTGTATCTGGCGGAGAAATATGGTCACTTCCTGCCAAAAGATCCGGCCGGTCGGACGGAAACGCTGAACTGGCTATTCTGGCTTCAGGGTTCTGCGCCGTTCCTTGGCGGCGGCTTCGGTCACTTCTATAACTATGCGCCGGTAAAAATCGAATACGCAATTAACCGCTTTACGATGGAAGCCAAACGCCAGCTTGACGTACTGGATAAACAGCTGGCGCGCAGCCGTTACGTGGCGGGCGAGGAATACACCATTGCCGATATAGCTATCTGGCCATGGTACGGCAACGTGGTGCTGGGTGACGTTTATGGCGCGGCCGAATTCCTCGATGCGCAAAGCTACAAAAACGTGGTGCGCTGGGCGCAGGATATCGCCAGCCGTCCAGGCGTGAAGCGCGGGCGTATTGTCAACCGCACCAACGGCCCGCTGGATCAGCAGTTGCACGAGCGTCACGCTGCCAGCGATTTTGATACCCTGACTGAAGATAAGCGTCAGTAG